Part of the Gemmatimonadaceae bacterium genome, CGGCGACAGCGACAGCCAGCTGACCTGGCCGGTGCGCAGGCTGCTGAGCCTTGGCAATGTCGGCGTCGCGTACCGCGACCTTGCGGTCATGGAATCGGAGCTCGCAGCGAGCCGCCTCGACTGGCTGGTGGTGCGGCCGGTGGCGCTGGTCGATGGCGAGGTGACCGGGACCGCGAGCGCAGTCACGCGCTTCGGGCTCGCCTCCACCATCCGGCGCGCCGACGTCGCGCAGTGGATGGTCGAAGCAGCGGAATCCGTGCCGCAGCGCGCGTCGCGTTTCGTGACACTCGGCTCCTGACACCATCCGACAGGGACGCGGTGTTCAGCCGGGCCGGTACGCGCCCCAGACCGCCGCGAAGGTGTCCGAGATCTCGCCGACGCTGGCCCGCGCCCGCACGGCCTCGATGATGAGCGGCATCAGCGGCTCCCGCGGCGCATCGCCCGCATACGCGGCCGCCGCATCGCGGATGGCCGACAGCGCCGACTCCACGCGTACCGCGTCGCGCGTCGCGCGCACGGCGGCCAGTCGCCGCACCTGATCACCTTCCAGGGCCGAGAAATCCGGCGTGGCGATCGTCGGCGGATCCTGCCCATCGCCGAACCGGTTGACGCCGACGATCACGGTGTCGCCTGCCTCGACGCGCAACTGGTGCTCGTAGGCGGATCGCCCGATCTCGTCCTGGAAGAACCCCGTCCCGATCGCCGCGGCGCTGCCGCCGAGCGCCTCGACCTGCGCCATCAGCGCGAGGGCACGCGTCGCGAGCTCGGTCGTGAGCGACTCGACGTAGTAGCTGCCCGCGAGGGGATCGACGGTCTGCGCGACACCACTCTCGTAGGCCACGATCTGCTGCGTCCGGAGCGCCAGCGTCGCCGCCTCCGCCGTCGGCAGGGCCAGCGCCTCGTCGTAGCCGTTGGTGTGCAGCGACTGCGTGCCCCCCAGCGCCGCCGCCAGGGCCTGCACCGTCACCCGCACCACGTTGTTCAGTGGCTGCTGCGCCGTGAGCGTCACGCCGCCCGTCTGCGTGTGGAAGCGCAGGCGGCAGCTCGTCTCGCTGGCCCCGAAGCGCTCCCGCATCAGGTGGGCGTAGAGTCGTCGCGCCGCACGGAACTTCGCCACTTCCTCGAACAGGTCGTTGTGGCAGGCAAAGAAGAACGACAGCCGCGGCGCGAAGGCATCCACGGCGAGGCCGGCCGCGATGGCGGTCTGGACATACTCCACCGTGTTGGCGAGCGTGAACGCCAGCTCCTGCACGGCCGTGGCCCCCGCCTCGCGGATGTGGTAGCCACTGATCGAGATCGGGTTCCAGTTCGGCACCTCGGCGGCGCAGAACCGGAACGTCTCCGCGACCAGGGCCAGCGACGGCACCGGCGGGTACACGTATGTGCCCCGCGCGATGTACTCCTTGAGGATGTCGTTCTGCGTCGTGCCACTGAGCGCCGCGCGGGCGATGCCGCGCTCCTCGGCCACCACGATGTACATCGCCAGCAGCGTGCTCGCCGTGGCATTGATCGTCATCGACGTCGACACCCGGTCGAGGGGGATGCCGTCGAGCAGCGTGTGCATGTCCTCGACGGTGTCGATGGCGACACCCACGCGTCCCACCTCGCCCAGCGCGAGCGGCGCATCGGAATCGATGCCCATCTGCGTCGGCAGGTCGAACGCCACCGACAACCCGGTCTGGCCCGCGTCGAGCAACATCCGGTAGCGCGTGTTCGACTCCGCCGCGGTGCCGAACCCGGCGTACTGCCGCATCGTCCAGAGCCGTCCGCGGTACATGTCCGGCTGGACCCCGCGGGTGAACGGAAACGCCCCGGGCTCCCCCAGCACCGCCCCCGCCGCGTCCTCCGCGTGGTAGACCTTGCGGATCTCGATCCCCGACGGTGACACCGTGCCGGCGGCCGGTTGCGGCCGCACCTTCGCTCCGCTCACGCCGTGGCCGCTGCGGGGGCCAGCATCTCGATCGCCGTCTCGACGTCGCCCTTGCTGCCAAGGTACAGCGGCGTGCGCTCGTGCAACTCGGCCGGCTGCACGTCGAGGATGCGGATGCGGCCGTTGCTGCCTGCGCCACCGGCCTGCTCGCACACGAACGCCAGCGGGTTGGCCTCGTAGAGCAACCGCAGCTTGCCCTTCGGCGACATCGTGTTGGCCGGGTACACGAACACGCCCCCGGCCAGCAGGTTGCGGTGGAAGTCCGCCACCAGCGACCCCACGTAGCGCACGTTGTGCGCCTGCTGCTGCCCGTCGAGGCCGCGGTAGCGCCGCATCAGCGCCTTCACGTTCTCGTCCCAGTACTGCTCGTACGAGTCGTTCACCGACAGGAACTTGCCGCGGTGCGGGGTGCGGATGTTCGGGTGCGAGAGCAGGAACTCGCCGATCGAGGGATCGAGCGTGAAGCCATGCACACCCTGGCCGGTGGTGTAGACCATCATCGTGCTCGAGCCGTAGATGATGTACCCCGCCGCGACCTGCCGCCGCCCGGGCTGGAGGAAGTCCTCCAGCTCACCCTGCCGGCCGTTGGTGATCTTGCGCACCACGGAGAAGATCGTGCCCACCGGCACGTTGACGTCGATGTTCGACGAGCCGTCCAGCGGGTCGAACATCAGGCAGTACTTCCCGGTGCGGAAGCGGTCCGGGATCGGGATGATGTCCGGCTCCTCCTCGGAGGCCATGGCGCAGAGGCGGCCACCGTGGTCCATCGCCTTGATCATGATGTCGTTGGACAGCACGTCGAGCTTCTGCTGCGTCTCGCCCTGCACGTTCTCGTTCTCGGTCGCACCGATGATGTCGACCAGCCCGGCCATGCGGACCTTGTTCGAGATCATCTTCGCGGCCAGCGCGACGTCGTACAGGATGCCCGAGAGCTCACCGCTCGCCTCGGGGTAGAGGCGCTCCTGCTCGATGATGAACCGCTCGATGGTGACGACGGAAACGGGGGTGTGGTTGACCACGGTCACGCGCCCGGAGGAAGGTTGGACGGCCAGGGCCGTTTGTAACGCGTTGCAGCCCAGGCATCGGCGTCCGCCTCGAAGCGGTTGCCGGCATACCCGCGCGTGAGCGATTCCCACACGTACAGCAGCGGGAATGCCAGTGACCCGGCGAACTGCTCGGCATGCCGATGCTCGTGCAAGAGTAACGCGGGCTCCCACGCGACGCCGGGCGCGAGGTAGACGGTGCGCCACAGCGTGATGCCCTGAACTGACGACTGACCGAGGCACCAGCCACCAACCCGCGGCGGCAGCCCGCCGCGGCGCCACCGCACCGTCGTGAGCTCCGGCCACCGCTCAGCCAGCCGCTCGGGCAGCGCCGCCGGCTCCCCGATCAGGGGGCGGACGAACCGGTGCCGGAACCACGAGGTAGCGCGGGTGAGGAGAGTGTCCATGCTCGAGCGGCGGTGGCGATGACCAGATCCCGGCCATCCGTACTCACGACAGTCGTTCCGGCCACATCGGTCCGCAAGAGCGGAACCGACCGCCGGGCGTATTCGGCCACGACCTCGGGGGAGGGATGCCCATACGAATTACCCCGCCCGACCGAGACCAGCGCCACCCGGGGGCGGACCGCGTCGAGGAAGTCGCTGCCAGAACTCGTCCGGCTGCCGTGATGCCCGACCTTCAGCACGTCGGCACGCAGCCACGCCGGCGGGACGTGCTGCAGCAGCCAGTCCTCCTCGGCGATCTCGGCGTCGCCCACCAGCAGCATCGCGATGCGCCCGAACTCCACCCGGAGGACCGTGCTGGCGAGGTTGGCGTCGTCGAGGCCCGCCGTCCAGGACGAGTCGGGGGCCAGGAACCGGAACGTCACCCCGTCCAGGTCGAGCGTGTCACCCGGGTGCACGCGCTGCCAGCGCACGCGGTGCACCGCCGCGCTCTCGAGCGACGCCCGGTACGCCGCGGTGGCTCCGGCGAACGCACCGTCGAGGTAGCGTGCCGGTGGCATCCGCCCGAGCAGCGCCGGCGCGCCACCCACGTGGTCGAGATGAGGGTGCGAGAGCACGAACGCCTCGAGGGGGCCGCCGATGCGCCGCAGGTAGGGGAGCACCGTCCGGCGCCCGCGATCGAGCCCGGGCGCGCCCCCACCCGCGTCGACGACGACCCAGCGCCCCCGCGGCGTGCGGACGGCAATGGCGTCGCCCTGCCCCACGTCCAGCATGTGCAACTCGAGCC contains:
- the fbp gene encoding class 1 fructose-bisphosphatase; the encoded protein is MVNHTPVSVVTIERFIIEQERLYPEASGELSGILYDVALAAKMISNKVRMAGLVDIIGATENENVQGETQQKLDVLSNDIMIKAMDHGGRLCAMASEEEPDIIPIPDRFRTGKYCLMFDPLDGSSNIDVNVPVGTIFSVVRKITNGRQGELEDFLQPGRRQVAAGYIIYGSSTMMVYTTGQGVHGFTLDPSIGEFLLSHPNIRTPHRGKFLSVNDSYEQYWDENVKALMRRYRGLDGQQQAHNVRYVGSLVADFHRNLLAGGVFVYPANTMSPKGKLRLLYEANPLAFVCEQAGGAGSNGRIRILDVQPAELHERTPLYLGSKGDVETAIEMLAPAAATA
- a CDS encoding methylmalonyl-CoA mutase — protein: MSPSGIEIRKVYHAEDAAGAVLGEPGAFPFTRGVQPDMYRGRLWTMRQYAGFGTAAESNTRYRMLLDAGQTGLSVAFDLPTQMGIDSDAPLALGEVGRVGVAIDTVEDMHTLLDGIPLDRVSTSMTINATASTLLAMYIVVAEERGIARAALSGTTQNDILKEYIARGTYVYPPVPSLALVAETFRFCAAEVPNWNPISISGYHIREAGATAVQELAFTLANTVEYVQTAIAAGLAVDAFAPRLSFFFACHNDLFEEVAKFRAARRLYAHLMRERFGASETSCRLRFHTQTGGVTLTAQQPLNNVVRVTVQALAAALGGTQSLHTNGYDEALALPTAEAATLALRTQQIVAYESGVAQTVDPLAGSYYVESLTTELATRALALMAQVEALGGSAAAIGTGFFQDEIGRSAYEHQLRVEAGDTVIVGVNRFGDGQDPPTIATPDFSALEGDQVRRLAAVRATRDAVRVESALSAIRDAAAAYAGDAPREPLMPLIIEAVRARASVGEISDTFAAVWGAYRPG